One window of the Crassostrea angulata isolate pt1a10 unplaced genomic scaffold, ASM2561291v2 HiC_scaffold_169, whole genome shotgun sequence genome contains the following:
- the LOC128169672 gene encoding uncharacterized protein LOC128169672: protein MDDLESDPYESGQNSERSDISGDNDSHQETELHDNSVISLETESDGERFDPTEGENSFSLDGSMAAYCQKYFYQHLTEDSIKRNILDATPVPANAFCTPPKVDDFVEDFIDFNAMKFLKMQDKSLTFIQKKIAQIMGPLAKIWQAVDEARKGQEENSEFTVLDMLTLVEQTVVLVGQANATCLYERRVNFLAKIMKGVKKEKEHLKTNEHDLSREKDVLYGETVFKTFDRKSKSRKRARDLSQEMQSKKRHIDQTSQPPFRAGPSSWYGNRGGRQSTWMSKQGIQSNRKPVQSNYKIPKKPRSGENRYENYQWYSFRYRTNNKNIKSEQPICLSDTSQVQRNLSRQNTPKLLFGI from the coding sequence ATGGATGACTTGGAGAGTGACCCGTACGAATCGGGACAAAACTCTGAGAGATCCGATATCTCAGGTGATAATGATAGTCATCAGGAAACAGAGTTGCATGACAACTCTGTTATTTCTTTAGAGACAGAATCTGATGGAGAAAGATTTGATCCTACAGAAGGTGAGAATTCATTCTCGCTTGATGGCAGCATGGCTGCTtattgtcagaaatatttttatcaacatctGACAGAAGACAGCATCAAACGTAACATTTTAGATGCTACCCCTGTGCCTGCAAATGCTTTCTGTACACCTCCCAAagttgatgattttgtggaggATTTCATAGATTTTAATGctatgaaatttttgaaaatgcagGATAAAAGCCTGAcatttattcaaaagaaaatcgCTCAGATTATGGGGCCGTTGGCAAAAATCTGGCAGGCTGTAGATGAGGCACGGAAGGGTCAGGAAGAGAATTCAGAGTTCACAGTTCTCGACATGCTGACACTGGTAGAACAAACAGTTGTTTTGGTTGGCCAAGCTAATGCCACTTGTTTGTACGAGCGGCGTGTTAATTTCCTGGCGAAAATAATGAAAGGTGTTAAGAAAGAGAAAGAACATCTTAAGACTAATGAGCATGATTTGAGTAGAGAGAAGGATGTGCTCTATGGTGAGACAGTATTTAAGACTTTTGACAGAAAGAGCAAAAGCAGAAAAAGAGCCAGAGATCTCTCTCAagaaatgcaatcaaaaaagagGCACATAGACCAGACATCCCAACCGCCCTTTCGTGCAGGGCCCTCAAGTTGGTATGGAAATCGTGGGGGCAGACAGTCTACATGGATGTCGAAACAAGGTATTCAGAGTAACAGAAAACCTGTGCAGTCTAACTACAAGATTCCAAAGAAACCAAGATCAGGAGAAAACAGGTATGAAAATTACCAATGGTATTCCTTTCGTTATCggacaaacaacaaaaatatcaagtcTGAACAACCTATATGCCTCAGTGACACATCTCAGGTTCAAAGAAATTTGTCAAGACAAAATACCCCAAAATTGCTCTTTGGAATCTAG